TCGACTCTCAGCTGATCTCTGGGGCTTATCAGATCGTGCTTTAGAATTTTCTTCTGATGAGATTCTTAATTCTAATTTTAATAATTTTTGCTTAGGTGTCAAGTAACCAATTCCTCCATGTCTTCTCTCGAAGTTGTAGCGATACATATATTGATGAAGCTTCAGATTAAATTCTTTCCTTTCTTTTTAAAAAATATCTTCAGTTACAGATAAGGTAATATAAATAAAGTCCCCCACTTTAGAAGTGGGGGATTTTAA
This genomic window from Candidatus Nealsonbacteria bacterium contains:
- a CDS encoding transposase, whose protein sequence is MYRYNFERRHGGIGYLTPKQKLLKLELRISSEENSKARSDKPQRSAESRTVNQSTTINSNQFVAKVVG